A genomic region of Caldicellulosiruptor acetigenus contains the following coding sequences:
- the hpf gene encoding ribosome hibernation-promoting factor, HPF/YfiA family has product MNFIISGKNIEVTDALKERIEKKLSKLERYIKLNTDVHVTLSVEKISHIVEVTIPFHGMILRAEERSNDMYSAIDLVVDTLERQIRKFKTKIAKRAKDAESLRYMTFELEEPEKEAGEENGEFRIAKTKRFPIKPMSVEEAILQMNLLGHNFFVFLNQDTDKVNVVYKRNDGAYGLIEPEY; this is encoded by the coding sequence ATGAACTTTATTATCAGTGGCAAGAACATTGAAGTAACAGATGCACTAAAAGAGAGGATTGAAAAGAAACTTTCAAAACTTGAGAGGTATATCAAACTTAACACTGATGTTCATGTAACTTTGAGTGTTGAGAAGATTTCACACATAGTTGAAGTGACAATACCATTCCATGGAATGATTTTGAGAGCTGAAGAGAGAAGCAACGATATGTACAGTGCCATAGATTTGGTTGTTGACACCTTGGAAAGGCAAATTCGAAAGTTCAAAACAAAGATAGCAAAAAGGGCAAAAGATGCAGAGTCTTTGCGATACATGACATTCGAATTAGAAGAGCCTGAAAAAGAAGCTGGAGAAGAAAATGGTGAGTTTAGAATTGCCAAGACAAAGAGGTTTCCAATAAAGCCAATGAGCGTGGAAGAGGCTATTTTGCAGATGAATTTGCTTGGTCATAACTTCTTTGTATTTTTGAATCAGGACACAGATAAGGTGAATGTGGTGTATAAAAGAAACGACGGTGCGTATGGTTTAATT